Sequence from the Bos javanicus breed banteng chromosome 11, ARS-OSU_banteng_1.0, whole genome shotgun sequence genome:
catccaaccatctctgtcattcccttctcctccctccttcaatcttgcccaacattagggtctttacaaatgagtcagttcttcgcttaaggtggccaaagtactggagtttcagcttcagcatcagtccttccaatgaatattcaggactgattttctttaggatggactggttggatctccttgcagtccaaaggactctcaagagtcttctccaacaccacagttcaaaaggatcaattcttcggtgctcagctttctttgtagtccagttctcacatccatacatgactattggaaaaatcagctttgaatagatggatctttgttgggaaagtaatgtctctgctttttaatatgctgtctaggttggtcataacttttcttccaaggagcaagcatcttttaatttcatggctgctctcatgaatctgcagtgattttggagcccccaaaataaagtctgtcactctttccactgtttccccatctatttgctgtgaagtgatgggaccagatgccatgatcttagttttctgaatgctgagttttaagccaactttttcactgtggAGGTTAGGACCTGACCTGCAATCCCCTCTCACTCCACAAACTCTTCCTGGATCATCTCATTTCTTCTCCAAGGATTTCCATTGCCACTTGTGCCCTAATGACTCCCTCTTTGTTCAGCTGACCCACTTGTCAGCTCACCCAGTTCTGTGCCAGATAATGCCTGTAGGCATCCTGACTTGTGGTTGGCAATGAGGAAACCAATCTCCATGTAAAGCAGGATGGCTGAGCATCACAACCACGACTCTTATCCCACAATGCCTTTACTTGGTGATACTTTCTCTAATCCCAGTTCAAAGCACCGTGGCGGAAAACCTCAGAAGTGCTGCTTCTTTTTCCCACCTGCTCAGACGTGGATAATATTCTTCCCAGTTGGAGCAGaaatttccctccctccccacatcccattgctgctgctgttgctgctgctaagtcacttcagtcatgtccgactctgtgtgaccccatagatggcagcccaccaggctcccccgtccctgggattctccaggcaagaacactggagtgggttgccatttccttctccaaagcatgaaagtgaaaagtcaaagtgaagttgctcagtcatgtccgactcttagcgaccccatggactgcagcctaccaggctcctccatccatgggattttccaggcaagagtactggagtggggtgccattgccttctccattatcacCCAGCAATACCTTAAATTCACCTAGAGTAGGGCCTCAGAAAGACAAAGGAATTCCCTTTCCTTGTTGCCTAAGGTCTAATTTCTAAGACCACAGTTCCTatcccctcctccaagggatcttcccaacccagggatcaaatctgcatctcttatgtctcctgcattggcagacgggttctctatcattagtaccacctgggaagcccaatacagacataaaatagaacaaataaagAGCTTAGAACAGGGCCTGATGCCTAGTCAATAAATAGTAGCTATTGTCatcatcattgttattattacttgTACAGACATACAGATTGAAATCTCTATGTGGGGAGGGACTGTGCCTGCCTATTTGTCTACTGAGTTCCAAGCTCCTAGCCCAGTACCAGGCACAGTGTCCTTTAGTcaacaataaatattcagaagcaATGAACCAGGGTCCTCCAGACTCTTACACCTCTCAGGCCAGGAAAGGGGCTGCAAGAATTGAATGAAAGAGCAGCCTGAGTACCCACTTTCTCTCTCCAGCCAGAAGATGTACCAAGTaaagtggttaagagtctgtccCACAACAGGCTGGAGTACCAGGTCCCTTTGGGGTGTTGCCATGTCCTTGAGCCCAGGCTACGTGTTTCCAGGAGTACAGTTCTCACAAAGCTAGCCCTTGTGTTTGCCCTGCATCCCTGGGAGGCACAGAGAAAACAATGAAACCATCATCACCAACTTCCATTCCTAGTCTGtgtgtggacagggagggctggggagaggctgTGTTTGATTTGGCTGGGGAACATCATTTTTCTTTACTGAAGAAATGCATGCCAGAGGGGCTAAAAGTAGAAGGTAGTTCTCACCCAAGAGAGCTGTATTCTCCAGAGGCCAGGCTCACAGTAATATAAAGAAGCTGTATCTTCCATCTGCACATCACCCACTCCTGCTTTAAGATTCAGTTCAAACGTCTCCTTCTCCGTGAAGCCCTTCCCACCTTCCCCTTGGCTCCTAGTGTGCCTTGGGCCTGCTGTCTCCATCTGAGCATGCTCAGTGGATGCCTTCCTGGAACTGCCTCACCCACCAGGGCAAGGACTGTGTCTTATTTGCTTTTGCAACTCTGTCTTAGCAGAGTAGAGTGCTGCTGCATTCTGAACCCAGGAATGGCAGAAAGAAATCTTTTGAAGGGCATTAAACCCCCTGTTGTTCCAGAGTGTGAAGAAGAGAAGGCTGGGGTTATGTGAGGGTCCTCGTAAGAGGGAAGTTCTCTGAAAACTTCCCTGAACTTCTCTGGGAACTTCTCTGAAAGCTAGTGCTGTGCTCCCTAAGGTAGGGCAGTCAGGGCTACAGGCCACTGCACTATCAGCCTCAGGAATGTGACTCCCTTTACTGCTGAAACGAACTCCCTCCCTGGTATAATGACCAGAACTCTCCCTTATTCCAAGCCaggggttctcaaagtgtggtccctggaccagcagtatCAGCATCACATGTTCTCTACCTCAGTTGTGCTGATCAGAGACTCTGGAAGGTAGGCCAAGCCATCTGTGTTTTAACCAGCCCTCCACGTGATTCTAACTCAGGCTTGAGTTTGAAAAGCCTTAAGTACACAGAAACACATGTGAAAAAAGACCCTAGAAACACAAGCCAGACTGACTTCAAATTAAGATTAAACAAGAACCCAAGCCAATGCCCTTTGCTATGAAGTGCCCAGGATCAATGAAACACCCTACTATTATCCATGAAACTATTCAACAGGCAATTAAATGAACTCAGCACATTTATTTCAAATGTGCAAAATGAATGTTCATATCCTAGGAGTAACACCAGAtgttttgcctctttttttcctaattgatTTTCCAGCCTACAGCAATTCATCTATATATTTTCCAGTTGGATCTAATGCAGCAAGAAGAGTGTGTTCCGGCAGCATTATTAAATGCCATGCATTTAAAAACAAGCATAACCCAGGCTGCCATGCATCATCTGGGTGGCTGtcttcctaaaattaaaaaaaaaaaaaaacagacagcaATAGGTACCAGGCAGATTAGAGCAGGCAGGAAACCCAGAAAAGGCCCTTTCAAAAGGTCTCCAGGCTCTTGGCCAGTTGCAAAGCTGAATCCTGGGCGCTGAGCCCAAGCTTGAGCTCTTCTCCAGAGTCGGGCACTCCCTGGTACCAAAGGATCTGCAAGCTGTAAAACTTGCAAGtcaacattttgtttttcagtggaAATTTCTGTCTTGAAAATGAAGAAGACAAAGATGGTGAGGGATGGAGGTGTGTGGGGTCAGGACCTGGGGAAAGGATGAGGTTGCGGATCCTTCCCTCAGCTTAAGTGGACCCTCTCCTTGCTCTGTTGCCTCCAGCAGCCCAGACAATTATCCTCTGTTAACCAATGAGCCTGGCTGTGCAGGAGGCCCTGTTAttgatgtgttttgtttgtttttaagtgggTGAAAAGTCACCAGTAACCAGGCTTGCCTTACTCAGCAAAAGCTCTTGGGAGTCTGGGGAAAGACTGGGAGACAGAAGCCTCAAGTTTTAAAGCAAAGGGCTTTAAAAGGGGCCTTTCTCTGCTCTGCctggggggaagggaggcagagggaTGGGGTGAGTGGCAGGCAACTAAGGCCTAGAAACCCATAAAGTGTTGattccaaaaacaaaaaccacatgtCTTAGGTAGTAGGGGGAGGTTGGCAGTACCTGCTACCTTTCCTACAAGCTGCTGAGGCTGGCAGTTTTGAGCCATCATACCTGTAGAGGGATTTTGATGTGGTCTCTGAAAGTTAATCTGCCTGTCTGGTTCTGAGACCCACTGCAGCAGGCTGAGTGTCTGAAATTAGAACTCATCATATTTCCACCTCAGAACCTGGCTGCTCCAACTTTAAATAGCAGCCACTCAAGACCACCAGTGTTCTGTTGGTAAGGCGGCTACTCTTGGTACTTAGAACAAAGCATTCTGGGTTCCATACAGACACGCAAATGAAAGTTCCACAGCAGAAGGACTGGCTTCTGATTTGGGCTCTCCCCTACTTCTACCCAGTTCAGGTCAGAGATAACATCCTACAATCTCAGGGGGGCATTTTGTAACCCCTGAAGATCTGAAGGGAACCCAGGAATCAGTCTTTGAGACAGTgattaacaaaaacaaaccaaaaaaaaggtatttaaaaagttatttgaatGCACAAATGACAACTTTTCGAGtttcaaagagtaggatacaCAGGCTCCATAATAGACTTAGACACAAGTGTATAAGCCATTCAGACAGTTCACATTAGGTCAAAGGTTGTGGCACTGGGAGCCTGGGTAACCTCTGGCCCTGGGGCAGGAGCAACCTGGTCATCCATGGCCACCCAACCCCCTCACATCCTCAAAGAGATTTCATCCCCATTTCCTACAAACACTTGGAAGGAAATAGAGTTAGTGGGGCCTCACCTAGCAGAgttctccccttgccctcaaaTTCACAAGATTTTTACACATCATTAAACCACAGGAGCCATTTTATAAATGTCATCATCAtagtcttttaatattttacataaaaaactGTATACACAGCTTATAGAACTTTTATGTAAACATCATAAGCTCACCACTGTCATTTgtcagtttatttaaaaaataaaaaaaacaagacaatttAGTAGAAGTACCACCggatggggaagggaggggaagaagaGACACAAGGGGGAGGTTTATTCTCTGTacagagatgcagagaaaatTTCACACAGCTTTAGAGACtgccttgagggaaaaaaaaaaaaacaacaacaaaaggtttTAGATAGGCCCTAATACTGGTTACTGCCCTTTATCAAGAGTGCGCATACGTGCACAAATAAAATCGCAAAATAGAACAGTGTTGCcacttttttcaaaagaaaaaaattagtggtttctttttcttctccttgttttttaaaagtcatcatcatttttttaaaaaaacatcagaAGTAGATGAGGTTACAGCGTACAAGTGTGGTCAGAATGCTACCGTCTTATGCAAATGACAAGTGCATTAAATGTCAAACAATGAAACAATTGTGCAAAGAATTCgttccaaaaagaagaaaaaaaacaagttttagcctttaaataaatcaaataacaTCAGTTTCTTGGACTGAACAATTTTCACTTGCAGGACAGGCACAAAGTTCGCTTATGGCAAAAACAACCTGCAGCACACTTCACCCCTCTTTCTCAATGGCCAGTGAGGGGTTCGCCGTGGCGGGGCGGGGGCTGGCTGGCAGGAGACAGGAGTCTGGAAGCTGTGTCCTCTCAGGCCCCTAGTCAGCTGCAAATGTCTTCCCCAGGGGTAGGAAACATGGCCAAGTCTTGTTCTTGCTGGGTTGACGCCTCACTCTGACCCGGCTGGAGCTGTTCTAGCGCCCTGTCactccacccaccaccaccattaaATAACACCATCCTACCTccgaaaataaaattatatctatatttatataacaccccatcctccccagccctcccctcccgAAGGTCCCGAGGTCTATGTTACAGACAGGGGATAGCAGGCGCTCACTGGTTACAGACGCACATCCGATGGGGCGCGGCCGCACCCCGGCGCCAAGCTCATGTCCGGGGAGCAGGGGCTGGCGCGGGGTGAAAACTCGGCAGCGGGGAGTcgaacatacacacagacacacaccctgaAGAGGCTTGGCTCTTCAGAAAATGGTGTTCAGGGGACCCTTGGCACTCAGCGGGGTGGCCAAGCCTGTGCCACACAGGTGGACGCACAGACACTTGGAAAGGGGGCGCCGGGTGCCTACCACGCGGCCGATTCTTGGGCGCCAAAGCCCGAGTCTCCAGGCCACGGCTGCCGGGGCTGAAAGCAGACGCCAGGCAGTCCGGTGGGGGTCCTTGGGGGGGCAAGGGTCTCCCCGTCTCAGGGCTCGTGGGGGACGGGCCCGGGATGGGGAGCCGCACTGGCAGGGGCAGGCGGGTCGGGCGCGGCCCTCATAGCACCTTGCAGCAGTTGATGCAGCCGTTCTGGGAGCCGTAGCGCTTCTGCAGCGCGGCGCGCGTGGCCGTCTCGAAGACCTCTCGGACGCCCTCCTTGGTCTTGGCCGAGCACTCGAGGTAGTCGTAGGCTTGGATGCGCACGGCCATAGCGCGGCCGTCATCCGTGCGCACCGGTTCCTGCTTCATACGGGCCAGCTCTGTGCGGACGTGCTCATCGCTGCGCAGGTCTTTCTTGTTGGCCACAAGGATGATGGGCACGTTGGGGCAGAAGTGCTTCACCTCGGGCACCCACTTCTCGGGGATGTTCTCCAGCGAATCCGGGCTGTCCACCGAAAAGCACATGAGGATCACGTCGGTGTCCGGGTAGGAGAGCGGCCGCAGGCGGTCGTAGTCCTCCTGGCCCGCCGTGTCCCACAGCGCCAGCTCCACCTGCTTGCCGTCCACCTCGATGTCGGCCACATAGTTCTCGAAGACGGTGGGCACGTACACCTCGGGGAACTCGTCCTTACTGAACACGATCAGCAGGCACGTCTTGCCGCACGCGCCGTCGCCCACCACCACCAGCTTCTTGCGGATGGCCGCCATGAGCGGGCCGGGCCCAGGCAGCAGGAGGGGCCCCGCGAACGCCTCGCTGCCGTCCCGCTCGCCGCTCACTGCTCACCTCGGGCTGAGCGCTGGGGACAAGGGTCGCTAGCTGCACCCAGGTCCCGGGATGGCGCGCGTTCTCTCGTTGTGCTCGGGCTGCCGcggcgggggcggtgggggacTCGGGGGCATAGGGCGCACGGTGCGTCTCCGCGCTGCTCCCGAGCGGCGGCCGCTCTCCTCGCCCCGGGTCCCGGGTCGGCGCCTTTGTGAGCAAACGGTGGCCAGAGCAAGCGGACGCGGCCTAGCTCCCTTCTGGGTCTTCCTAGGCCTAGGCGAAGACACAAGAGAGAACACGAACTCAGCCCGACTGCGGCGGCAGATACAGGCTGCGGCCCTAGCGCCCGCTATTTAAAGAGTTCGGCGACTTTCTTAATATAGCCGTCCAATGGGAAGCAAGCCGACTGAGCTCATCGCTGCGGAGCTTGGCTCTGATTGGCCGTCCGCTGCAGCCCAcgggcggggccgggcgggctTGATTGACTGCCCAGGCCGCGGGGCTGGGAGAGGCGGCGACTGGGGAGTCTGCGGCCGCGGCGGGAGCTGTGGGTCTCTAGCTGCGTCAAGGTTCGCTCTTTCGCCGCAGCTTGTGCGCGCGGGACTGAAGGGCTGGAGCCGGCTGCCCGGAGCAGCCCGCGGGGCCTGGGCAAGCGGTTCCGAGACAGGAGGCACTTTGTGGGCGCGTGGATGACTCTCTCCCACTCCTATTGCCCTGCTTGCTTCGCAAACTCCCAGCGGGTGGTCGGACCTGTGGGGTAGGGAGCGACTCCTTTAacgtggttttgtttttaaatacacatacacgcagacacacacgcacacaggctTATTTCCAAGCAAGGTTGTGgtttgttggttgttttttttttcttttagaagcaGCCCCTCCCCTTGTCCAGCCTGCCACCCCCATCCTTCCACGAGGGTTCTCTCCCTGGGCCGTGTTTGGATCTGCTACAGGGTGCCTCGTGGGTGGGCCTGGTTCCGGTTTCCGGCTTTAACAAGCTTGTCACTTTACCCCTTTCTCGGGCACCCAGCCTAGGTCTCCAGGTGAAGGTTCAGGGAAAGAGGGTCAGTGAAAAAGGAAGGTCGAGGCTAATGCAGAACTTCAGGTACACTCAGGAAGTAACCAGACAGAAAAGGGCAGCCTCAGTCCTGGTTTGCAGGATTAATTTGGATCCTGGTTTATCTGAAGTAAGTAGTGCAATAAAAACCAACCACCCCACACCCCATTAGGCAAGAAGAGGCTGAAGTCCGGATGGGTGGGCGGAGAAACTTGCAGGCTAGAACAGGACAAATTAGTGTGTGTTTGAGGGTGGGGAGTGTGCTAGAACCCTAGTCTCCGGCGACCCACCAGGACTTATTTCATCTACTCCTTGTATTCGGCAGGAGATGACACTTGTGTCTGATCTAGAGGGGCCTAAGTCAAAGCAtcttaaaggacagaaaaggtggggagggggatggaaggagggagggagggaggacctCCCAGGAAGGAGGAACAGCTTGAGCAAAAACAGAGATGTGGGGGGAAAGTAGGACAAATTCTAGCAAAAGAGAATAGCTTAGTGTGGCTGCCCTtggttgagagagagagagttgaaaCTCAGGATGGAGAACAGTTGTGGAGGAAACAACTACACAGGTTGGGCCATTTCCATTCTGGAGGGAGTGGGATGCTTCTTGGTGTTTCAGAAAGGAGAGACTCACTATATCAAGAtgaggttcagttcaattcagtcgctcagtcgtgtccaactctttatgacaccatgggctgcagcaggccaggcttccctgtgtgtcaccaactcctagagctcgctcaaattcatgtccatctaattggtgatgccatccaaccatctcatcttctgttatccccttctcctcctgccctcagtgtttGATCATGATGAGGTTATTGCCTCCTACTTCTGACTCCCCCTCTGACTGGAAGCCATTGGAAGGCTCGGATTCTTTATTATCTCAGCATCTTGAAGCCCTGGCACAATGCCAGAATCTATGTAAGAATCAGTAAATGACTGTGGAGAATTCACTTAAATGCTTAGGAACTTAgttggaactttctggaagtctcttATCTCAAACTCCAGTCTGTGCTAACCGTCCAGTCAAACCTGGGCACCAGCTGTGACTGAGCCATTTACTCATATATGCGAAAAATGTGATCCATGTGTCAAGATGTAGATCTCAGATGGATACAGATATCATCAGGTCAAATAAGACATTAGTTCTAGTATCCTTTAAGAGCTATCCTCGTTCAAATGACCAAATCTGCTTCCCTCACATTGGATTACCTCCACTACAATGcctagtgttttttgtttgtttgtttttcagatctAAGAAACTTAACTGTCAATAAGTAAACAATTTTTCCACAGTGGAATCTCACAAGAGAaagtaaggttttattttttttttcttttgggtcaTTTGTTTAGGGCTCCATTCTTgaaactttttcctttcttttaaattttagttagcctattaaaaaaatcttacctaAATTTTTCCTCCTATAGTCAAAACTTTTTATAGCTGTATTGTTAATACTACTTTCCTTCATCTTAATATAGCTTGGGAATCTTGGCTATATCGTTAAGCttcaaatattaagaaaacatcAAACAATTAAAGCTTTGTACcatgtatttaaagaaaacaacaggaaaacaaagaatCAGGAAGAAGGATTCAATTCACTCATTTCCTAAGTCTCAGACATATTATATGAGGTGTTCCAGGCTTGAATCTCAATAtcgaaataatttctaaaaatattcagtTGGTAAATTATGCCAAAATAAACAAGTAGAAAAAAATCTATGTTCTGTAGCAACTTCTTTTCATGGTATTCATTTGTATATCCAGGGTACTTTGACAAGCTTTGTGGCTACTTCAAAGATCGTACCAGTCACAGGATAAACTTTCCCAAACTAGATGATGTCCCAAAGGGTCTCCTCCttgcctctcccctcccttcacAATACACTGGCAAAAGGCAAGGATAAAACTGAATCATCAAGAACAAATCATTTTGATAGTTAACTTTATTAACCTATACATTCATCGTATGATAGATATCCACACTAGTGAGAGAGGGAAATTATCCTTCAGACAAAAGGGAGATGTTAATCTACCTCCTGTCTTCAGCTTAATTTATTTCGTCTTTTTTTGGTCCACTGTCTCTTACACTTTGCCTGTAAATCAGCCCCCCTCTCCCGCCGCCCTCACTCCATACAGACAAGAACAGACTAAGAGACTGGAATGTTCATTGGATTTTAGTGCCACCTTGTGGCAATTTTTACagggctcttttttctttttttttttcctaacgcaaaatatatatatatataactgtggtggtttagtcactaaatcatgtctgactttttgccatcTTCaactcctctgttctccactacctcctagagtttgctcaaattcatatacactgagtcagtgacactatccaaccatctcatcgtctgccgcccccttctcctcctgcctataatctttcccagtgagtgggctcttcgaatcaagtagccaaagtattggagcttcagcttaagcaacatgcctttcagtgaatattcaggactgattttccttaggattgactggtttgatctccctggtgtccaaggaactctcaagagtcttctccagcaccacagttggaaagcatcaattatttgaagTTGaaccttcattatggtccaactctcacaacagtatatgactactggaaaaaccatagttttgactatagggatcttttttggcaaagtgatgtctctgctttctaacaccttgtctaggtttgtcatagctttccttccaaggagcaagtgtcttttaatttcctggctgcagtcactgttcacagtgattttggagccccccaaaataaaatctgttactgcttccactttttccccttctatttgccatgaaatgaagggaccagacgccatgatcttagttttttgagtgtagagtttcaaaccagctttcccactctcctctcctcatcaagaggctttttagttcctcttcactttctgccattagagtggtatcatgtgtatatctgaggttgttgatatttctcccggcaatcttaattccagcttggtgattcatccagccagacatttctcatgatgtactctgcatataaaagcagggtgacaatatccagccttgtactcctttcccaatttggggcCAGTATGTTtgtccatgtctagttctaacttttgcttctttgctgctaagtcacatcagttgtgtccgactctgtgcgatcccatagacggcagcccaccaggctcctccgtccctgggattctccaggcaagaacaccggagtgggttgccattgccttctccagtgcatgaaagtgaaaagtgaaactgaagtcgctcagttgtgtccaactcttagtgacccaatggactgcagcccaccaggctcctctgtccatgggattttccaggcaagagtactggagtggcttgccagttgcttctttacctgcatataagtttttcaggaaacaggtaaggtggtctggtactcctgtctctaagaatttttcagagtttgctgtgatccacacagtcaaggctttagtctagttaatgaagcagaagtagatgtttttctggaattcccttgctttctccatgatccaatgaattttggcaatttatatatatattacatgtatttacatatacatacataaactATATACAAatatcttacaaatattttctatgtatattatatatgtgattATATAAAACTTTAGCCAGAAGGGAGGCATTTTATGactatttttaagatatttcatGGGATGTAAAACCTCTACTTGTTTCACAAGCAGCTTCTTTAGAAAttcttcacatatatatttatacacacagagAACTTTTTTCAcatacacttaaaaaattaattccttCCTAGTTAAATAGTAATGACTAAAAGAGATTAGAGGAGATAACAGCTGTGGAAACTTACTAATTTATATACCAATGGAATTTCTTTTAAACTAATCATGATGTACAGAAAGTTGTAAAGCAGTTTGAACTGCAAAAATCATCTGCTTTCTCCTCCAGCTAAAAAAACCATCATTGGAAAATCTGATATAATTAGAAGTAATAATAATTCATTTACGGATAAGCATTTACTGGAAGCCAGCAATACCATAGACATTCCTagcattcttttgatttttaaactatttctaaTTCAAATAGTAGCTTAGAGTGTCTAGGAAAATTGTCAACCTTTCTTCTCAATGCAGTGAGTTTCTAAAGGGAAAGGCTGTTGTAGACCTAACTGTGCTTTTTTATATGGAAAAATCGAAGTGGTCCCATATGGTCTGTTTGGGACCCATTCAGCCACACATTACATAGCTGAGGCATCAAACTGCTTTCTGGGTTCTCCAGctatcagtttggttcagttcagtcgctcagtcatgtccaactctttgcgaccccatgaacagcagcatgccaggcttccctgtccatcaccaactcccagagtccacccaaacccatgtccattgtgtcggtgatgccatccagccatctcgtcctgaggagactcctgccctcaatctttcccagcatcagggtgttttcaaatgagtcagctttccgcatcaggtggccaaagtattggagtttcagcttcaacatcagtccttccaatgaactcccaggactgatctcctttaagatggactggttggatctccttgcagttcaagggactctcagagtcttctccaacaccacagttcaaaagtatcagttcttcggcgctcagctttctttatagtccaactctcacatccat
This genomic interval carries:
- the RHOB gene encoding rho-related GTP-binding protein RhoB translates to MAAIRKKLVVVGDGACGKTCLLIVFSKDEFPEVYVPTVFENYVADIEVDGKQVELALWDTAGQEDYDRLRPLSYPDTDVILMCFSVDSPDSLENIPEKWVPEVKHFCPNVPIILVANKKDLRSDEHVRTELARMKQEPVRTDDGRAMAVRIQAYDYLECSAKTKEGVREVFETATRAALQKRYGSQNGCINCCKVL